In Nitrospira defluvii, the genomic stretch CGTGGCCGGCTTGCCGCCCACCGCCGTGGTGATAATGGCCTGTACATCCGACACGTTGATGCCGTAACGGGCGATCTTCTGGCGGTCGATGTCGATGGTGAGGTAGGGCTGGCCGGCGACCTGCTCGACTTTGACGTCCTTCACCCCTTCGATGGTCCGCATGAGGTCCGCAATGCCTTCCGCATGCTGATACAGCAGATCCAGATCATCACCGAACAGTTTGATCGCGCATTCGGTCCTGATACCGGAAATCAATTCATCGACGCGTTCCTGAATCGGCTGGCTCATCAACACCGAGATTCCGGGAATGTCCGCCAGGCGCCGCCGGATCGCTTCGACCAGACCGGCCTGTGTCTGCGCGGTGGTCCAGGTGTCACGAGGACGCAACGTCACGATCGGATCACTTTCATTCGGTTCCTCCGGGCCTACGGCGATATCCGGTCTCCCGATCTTGCTGACCGACATACGCACTTCCGGCAATTCCAGCATGACCTTCTGTGTTTGCATCTCGATGGCGATCGACTCCTCCAGCGAGACACTCGGCAACCGCACAATCTGCGGGGTCAACGCCCCCTCCTCCAGGATCGGAATAAATTCCCGCCCCACAAACGGCAGGAGCATCAGACTTGCCAGCACCAGGGCGGTCGACCCCAACAGGACCGGTGCGCGGTGGTCCAGCGTCCAGTGCAGCACCGGCTGATACCGGTCCTTCATCCACAGGGTCAACCGCGTCTCTTCCGGGTGATCGCCACGCAAAACAAGGGAGGCCAGCACTGGCGATAACGTCAACGTCACGATCACCGAGGCCAACAGCGAAATCACCAACGTATAGGCCAGAGGGGCAAACATCTTCCCTTCCATGCCGTGCAGGGTCATCAACGGAAGAAACACGACGCTGATGATCAAGATGCCGAAGAGAATCGGCCGCCCCACCTCGTTGGTCGCCCGGAAAATGACCTCCAACCGGGCGCGCTGCTGCAGCCGATTTTCAGACAGGTGACGATAGATATTCTCGACCACCACCAGCGAGCCGTCGGCAATTTCGCCGATGCCGATCGCCAAGCCACCCAACGTCATGAGGTTGGCGGACAGCCCCGCCCGCTGCATGATGAGGAACGTGATCAACGGCGTGACGAACAACGATACCGTCACCACGACCGCGCTCCGGAGATGCCCGAGGAACAGAAAAAATACCAGAGTGACCAGAACGATGCCTTCGATCAAGGCATCGCGCACGGTATGAATCGCCGCACGGACGAGTTCGATCCGATCGTAGAAGGGGACGATCCTGAGGCCGTCCGGCAACAGCCCATCCCGGTGCACAGCCTCGACCCGCTGCTTCACCGCCTGCACCACTTCCCGCGCGTTTCCACCTCGCAACATCAGCACCGTGCCGGCCACCACCTCGCGCTCTCCGTTCAAGACGGCGGCCCCATGTCGCACGGCATGACCGATCTGGACCTCAGCCACATCGCGCACAAACACCGGCACGCCATCGGCTTCCTTGACGACGATGCGCTCGATATCCGGCAGACTCTTGATCAGTCCCAACCCGCGAACAATGGCTCGTTCAGCATGCCGTTCCAGGACATTGCCCCCGGCATTGGCATTGTTTTTTTCGACGGCCTCGAAGATGTCCCGCAGAGTCAGCCCGTACTTCCTCAACTTGTCGGGCTCGACCAGCACCTGAAATTGCTTCACAAACCCGCCCAGCCCGTTCACGTCGATCACACCCGGCACAGTCTTCAGTAACGGGCGCAATACCCAATCCTGCACCGTTCGCTGGTTGGTCAAGGTCATCACCCGCGAGGCGGAATCGGCCCCCTCCGGTTCAGCACCGTCGAGATAATATTGATAAATCTCCCCGAGCCCGGTCGTCACCGGCGCCAGCACCGGCTCGAGTCCTGCGGGAAGCCGCTCCCGGACGGCCATGATCCGTTCCAACACCAGCTGGCGAGCGAAGTACACATCCACGTCGTCCGCGAACACCACCGTCAGCTGGGACAGTGCGAACTTGGAGATCGAGCGGATTTCTTTCAAACCGGGCAACCCGCTCATCTGCAATTCGATCGGGTAGGTAATGAACCGTTCCACTTCGACCGGAGACAAGCCTGGAGCTTCCGTTAACACCTGCACCTGCACATTGGTCACGTCGGGATAGGCATCGATCGGAATCGACTGAAAGGCGAACAGACCGGCCACTGCGCACAAGCAGGCCAGGCCGAGGATCAGAATCCGTTGGCGCAGGGAGAATTCCAGCAATGACGCGATCATTGAGTGGGCTCGATCTTGTGGATGTCGAGTTCGGACTTGATCGCGAAGGCCCCCTTGACGACCACGTCCTCCCCGTCGCGCAGGCCTTCCAGGACGATCACCTTCCCATCCTGCTCCTCGCCCAGACGCACCCGCCTGAGCTCAAAGCGCTGTCCTGGCTGCCGCACGAACAACACCTTGCCCCCTCCCTCCTGTTGCACAGCGGCCAGGGGCACGGCCAACACGTCCGGTTGCGGCGAGGCATCGACCCGCACCATGGCAAACATCTCCGGTTTCAACACCCGCTCCGGGTTGGGGACGGTGACACGAATCCGCATGGTCCTGGTCGCCTGATCCAGCACGTCGCTGATGTAGGTCATGCGCCCGGAAAACAACCCGTGGGGATAGGCCGCCACCACGACATGCACCGTCTCATTCGGATGAATGAAGCGCACGTCTTTCTCCGGGACGCTGGCTACCACCCAGACGTCGGAGAGGTCGGCGATGGTAAAGCAGTGCCGCGAGGTTTCTACCACTTCACCCCGCGTGATGTTACGCAGAATCACGCGCCCCGCGAAGGGCGCCCGGATCGCAACGTCGGACCGAATCGTCCGGTCCCGTTCGAGCCGCTGAATTTCCTGGTCCGGCACGCCCAGCAGCTTCAATCGATGCAAGGCCTCGCGCGCGTCCGCCTGCGCGGTCTTCATCTCCGCCTCCCGGCGTTGCAGCTCGGCCAGACTGATCGCTCGATGCTCATGGAGATTGGCCGCCCGCTCATAGGCCAACTGCGCTTCGTGCTGGCGCGCTGCGGTCTTGAGATAAAGTCCCTCCGCCATGCCCAGGTCCGCACTGTCGAGCAGGGCCAGCCGTTCGCCCTTTTTGACATCTTTCCCCACATCGACCAACACCTCGACCACCCGCCCCCGGATCAACGTCGTGACTTCCGCCAGTTCGTTTTCGTTGGCATGGATGGTCGCCGGAAATTCACGGTGAAGGGTAAACGGTTCCTTCTTCACCGTCACGACCTCGATGCCAGCCCGGACGACTTCCGCCTCCGTCAGATGCACCACTCCATTGGCCGCCCGATCCGCCGGCTTGTCAGGCGGCGGAGGCGCCACCGGATCACGGTCGCAACCGGCCCCTGCCGTCAGGAGAGCGGCGAGCAGCAGGCACGACCCGACCAGTCGGCACAGGACACCACCTCGCCGGTGCTGCGGCAAACATGCGCGCCCTGAGTTCGTCATTCGAGAGGCCATGCGTCGATGATCTGCTTGACGTACCCCTGCTGCTCTGATAACCAGCAGGGAACATGCCGCGGGGGGAATCGAGATTTCGACAGGAACGACAAGGCCATCGCAGCGTTTTGCTACGCTACTGAAGAGAGAAACGGGGTGAAATGCCACAGCCGAGGATTCCCCCACCGAGGATACGGCGCGGGATTGTCCGCCCTTCACCCACATGATTCATGAGCGCTTCTGCTGCACGCGCCGAGCCGCTGCTGCGACGAGCCTTCGGCCAGCGGGCTCGCCCCTCGGACCCTCAACGTACTGCACGAGTACGCTTCGAGCCCTCCCGGCTCCTCGCGCCGGTCTCGCGACGCGGCCCGACGCTTTCGCGACGAATCGTCATGAATCATGCGGGTTAGCGGACCACCAGCACCGAGCAGTGGCTGTGTTGAACCACCTTGGTTGAAACACTCCCGAGCAGAAACCGAGCCACGGCGCCCATACCTTTGGCGCCGGTCACAATCAAGTCGACCTTCTTTTTTGACGCCACTTTCAAGATCTCATCCGCCGGTTTGCCGAGTTGCACCACCTCATCCACCACATACCCGGCCTTGATCAGCTTGTTCGCACATTGTTCGACCAGACGAGCCCCTGCTTCCTTGACCTCGGGATATTTCAAGAACGGCATGGCATGCATCACCACCACATCGATCGGTTCCAACCCTTCCCGAGCCTCAGGCTGTATCTTGGTCAGGAGAAACCGCAGGGCCTTCTCCGAGGCCTTCGATCCGTCCGCGGCGAACAGAATCCGGGTCAACGGGCGCGGTTCTTCCTTCACGATCAGCACCGAGCAGGGTGCATGCAACGTCACCTGCGTCGAGACGCTCCCGAGCATCAGACGGTCGAGCGCGTCCAACCCGCGACTCCCGATTGCCAACAGTCCGTCGCGTTTCGGGGCCGCTTCAAGAATGGTGGGACCTGCCGCACCGCGTTCCGAGACCAGCTTGCCCTTCAGCTTGAGGGCGGCCATTTGCGCTTTGGCCTCGGCCATGGTCGTCTTCGCTCGTGCTTCAATCCGCTTGATTTCCTCTTGAATGAACGGTTCATTCCCGATCACCACCGGTTGAAACATGAAGGGCGCGCGCAACGCCTCCACGTCAGTCACATGCAGGAGAGTCACCTCCGGTTTGTCCGCCAGGGGCATCCGTGCCACCCATTCCGTCGCCCACTTGCCGTACTTCGATCCATCGGTTGCAATCAACACTTTCATAGGTCGCCTCTTCTGATTCGGTCTGCCGTCTCTTTATTATTTGTTGAGCAAGCGATGTGCCAGCCTGACGCATCTTCGCCGCAACGGATCGTCGGGTCAATAGGTTCTTTTGACGAGAAGAAGGAGGAACGCAGAAGGGAAGAGAAGGGCAAGTCGCCCGAGAGGGGCTGATGTCGACCGAATGGGACGAGGATTCAGCGGAGGCGCCCGTACACAGCGGTCGAGCGTGGGGCAGCACAGCCGAGCGACTCAGGTTTCCAGGCAAATCGTCGGGCGCTGTTTCGACCAGCCCTTCGCCAGGCCACCTGCCAAAGCAGAGACCAGACCGATCGGAGAAATGCCCAACTGAAAGGGCTCGGAGCCTCCGTCTTTCTCCCGACCCGGCACCAGGAATTCCACATTCCGGCCCTGATCCTCCGGCCGGCCACGACATCATAGCTTCGACGTTGAGTGTTCACGCAGGACCTCCCATCGCTACACCGGAGCCACTCGGCTCATCGCCCGCCTCGCACCAGAGACAGACGCGCACGATGAACGGTACCATGTGGTTGCCGCTCCGCCAAAAGAGATTTACATTTGGTGCGCCGTACAGAGGGAGTCGGCAACGAAATCGGGCCGATTAACAAAGCCGGAGGATCATGACGGAGCAGGGCGCGCAGAGGCGAGTCGACCTTGTCGAATGGCACAGCGCTGAAGCAGACATCCGCGCAATCCGTGAAACGGTGTTCATCCACGAACAGGGCGTGCCGGTAGAACTGGAGTGGGACGGGCTCGACTCATCCTGCGCCCACGTGCTGGCGTGGAACGACCATGGAGAAGCGATCGGCACGGCGCGCATGCAACCGAGCGGCACGATCGGCCGCATGGCGGTCCTCAAGGACTGGCGCGGGCGAGGGGTCGGACGGGCGCTGCTTCAGACGCTGCTGGATCTGGCGGTGAGGCAAGGACTCCCACGTGTGGCCCTGTCTGCTCAGACCCACGCGCTTGGATTTTATGAACGAGCCGGATTCCGCGTCACCGGCGAGCCGTTTATGGACGCCGGCATTCCGCACCGGAAGATGGAGAAGGAGCTCATGGTGCCGTCGTAAGCAAGCCGACGGAAATTCTGGTCCTTCTGAGGGCGCGCGTTCCGCGAGCAGAAGAATCACCAGGCCTCCGACTCTCCTGTTGAACTCGTGACACCCCGCTGCCCTTTGTGTTTTTCATTGGCGGAGGTGGGCGACTGAGCGAGACTGATGCCCTATGGGAACAACATCTCCCGCGACATCCCGATCAGCATCTGAACTCACGGCTTCGTCAGCCGATTTGCAGCCGGCATCTCTCCGTTATTCTCTCGTGCAGCGCTGCCGCTCGCTTTATCATGGCCTGTGGTTACGCCTCTCCGAGCGGGTGCGCTGGTCGAGACGGCCCTATCATGAAACGCCGGTCGGCCACTTCTCTGATCTCGCTCCGTGGCAAACCACTCGAATCGAGGCATTGCGGGCGCGGTATGACGCGGGCTTCGAATCCCGCTATGGCCATCATACCGCGCTGGCCAACTATGCCTATCTCGATGTGCTGGACCAGGCCTGGAACGCCACAGCTCGCCCGATACCCGAAGGTGGCCGTGTGACGGATGTGGGCTGCGCAAATTTCTGGTACGCGCTCACGCTCCACAAGTTTTTTCGCCCGGCCATATTGACGGGTGTGGATGTGGAAGGATTTCGGCTCTACCCCACCGGTTACAGTCGTTATGACGCCGCAGCCGGATACATCACCGACCTTCCGCAGACCTCATTTGTCGTCGCGGACTACAGCATGCTGGAGGAACAGGCCGATGTGATTACGGCATGGTTTCCGTTTGTCACACCAGCGCCGGTCCTGGCCTGGAGACTGCCGTTGACACTCTTTTCGCCGGAACGATTCTTTCTCCGCATTGCGCGCAATCTTGCAGGGAGCGGCACTTTTTTCATGGTCAATCAAGGCCTGGAGGAGGCTGACCTTGCGGCCGATTATTGCCGTCGCGCGGGACTCCGCTCGCAAGGTCAGTGGGTTCATCCGCAGCCATTGCGACCGCGGCCCCATCCCCCGGTCGCCTCCTGGTGGAGGATCTAGCCGGTTGTGAGACGATCCTGCCCCTTCGCATATTTCTACTGCTGCTCATTTGCGACGTGACATCTGTCGGCCAGGCTCGGATCGCCGATCGACCTTCACGATGTTCACAATCTGCTCGTCCAGATCGACCTCAATGCGTACCAGTTCTCCCTTCGTCAACGATGCGCGCGTCATCCCCACCGACTCAGCGACTCGTAAGATGCGCAATTGACCATCTTGGGTCTTGAAGGTGAGCAGCTGGTTACGCACGTCCAGCTGCTCAACCGAGCTGAGCGGAAACACCACGGCAGTCTGCTGCGCACAAACCGGGCCGACTGCCACGAGACACCAGGCACACAGAAGAGCCGCCGGAATACCTCTGTTCATCGTGACCTCCTTTCGAACAGTCCTGCGCGGCCGGAGAACCAGTCACGCCGCGCTCAGCACCACTCTACGGCCGGAGCCTTCGTCAGTCTGTCGCCGTTGGTGCCATTCTCCAGCGGGCGTCTCCGCCGCAACCTGAGGCCGGCCCTGTTACGAAGAAGTCTTGGAGCAATGACAGGCGTGGAAACTCGTCGCGGAAGTCGGTCGTGACGGCTGACGGTGTCTGGCGTGCAACTAAATCGAACACGCTACCGGGAGAAGACGAGGAGACTGTTGGCAGGCAGCACGAGGGCGGCGGAATAGTCGAAACCATGCATGGGGTTCGCTGTGGCCGTGACACGCCCACTGTTCCCCTCGATACCGGCATTGACCCAGTTCTCATAGGCATCGCTGTTGAATGTTTCACGCCAGTCGCCCGCACCGGGAAAGCCGACCCGATAGCCGACACGAGTAAAATTGGCAAGGTGCAGGACCACCAGCACGTCAAGGCCTTCCCCAACGACCCAGCGGTGAAACGCGAGGACACGGTTCTGATCGTGCACATGCACCACACGAAACCCTTCCCCTCGCAAGCCTGGAGACCGTCGCCGAACCGCCAACAGTTCTCTCGTGAACCGCAGATGATCCAGCATTTGCCTGTCCCCCTGATCCAGGCCGGCCCAATGGAGCAGCAGGTTGCCGTGCGCCACGAAATCATCGGACCACTGCTTGTCCTCCAGAAATTCCTGCCCCATGAACAACATCGGGATGCCCGGCGCGGTCAGACTCAGGCCGGTGGCCACACGCGCGCGGCTGCGAGCGAACCAGGACCGCGGATGGTCCGGATCGCCGAGCCGGGCGATGCGTAACTCCCTCCCCTTGTAGACCAGATCGTGGTTCTCCGGCCCCTGCACAAACCGCCACTGCCGAGGGAACCCCTCCGGCCAGAGGCTGCGCGCCAACCCGGTCATGTCGAGCGGCCGTTCATCCGGCGCGCTGGCATTCGCAATGACATCGCGAATGGCGATCCGCAATCCATCTGTCAGCGTGGTGTCAAACCCGGCGCCGACCGGAGGCGGAGTGACGATGAAGGGGTTCACATCCCAATACTCGGCATGGTGCAACGTCTCCGGCCGCTGCGCATGCACCGTATCGGTAAGGTCCTGGCAAAATCGCCAGCCGTCCGGTGCGCCGTCATGATCGATCACGCTGACCTGATCGTACCGGAATCCGTCGACTCGATATTCACTCAAGAAAAACTTGGCATTCTGAATCAGAAAATCCCGCACCTCCGGCTTGGCAAAATCGAAGACCAGCCCACCCGCGTGGCCCCGGTCGGTGAAGTACAACGAATTCCGCTGCCCGCCGGAACCGGATTGCCGGTCGAAAAAATACAGGCTCTGGTCACCGAAATCCCCGCCTGCATGGTTGTAGACCACATCGAGCAAGACGGCCAGGCCATAACAATGCGCCAGATCGACCAGAGCCTTGAGCTGATTCATTTCCCCGCGGACATCCGCCGCCTGGTACCGACGCAGACCCTTCGCATCCAGGAGCTTGTTCACCTCCGCCACATAGGCAGGCAGGTCGGCATCGGCTACGGCGAAATCCATTTCTGGCGAAAAATAATCTGTCCCGTTGTACCCGAGGCTGAAGCTGGTCTGGAATTCCTGAATGGGCATCAATTGCAGGGCTGTGACGCCGAGTTCGGCAAGATAGGGCAACTTGCGCGCCACGTCGAGAAACGTGCCGCCCTTCCGTGGCAGGTTGGGCGTAAAAAAGGTGCCGACATGGAGTTGGTAGATCACGAATTCGTGAAACGGCGGCGGAACATACCCACAGTCGTGCCAAGGAAAGTCCGTGCGGCGAATGATGCATTCAGCAGGAAAGGGTGATTCCAGTTCGCGGGCGTACGGGTCGCGCTTGAGCCCTTCGCTTCCTTCCCCGATGACATAGAACATGTACCGCTGGCGGTCCTTCACGCCGGGAAGAAAACCCCGCCAATGCCCAAGCTGATCCCGCGTGAGCAACGCCGCGTCATTCCGCACGCGATGATTGAAGTCGCCGACGACATAGACGGCCTTCGCCTGCGGAGCCCACACGCGAAAGGTCGCGCCGCCGGCCACGAGGTTGGCACCCATCGGTGTGTCGGTATGGATGTGTGCGAGTGAGGCGGGCATAGGCACCTTCGAAGCAGCAGTCACAGTGACAGGCGCATCCTATCGAATGCCGCTGCACCGAACAAGAGAGACGCGACAGAACCTACCCCTCACCTTGGGCGAGCGGCACGAATCAGCGCCACGATCCGATCCGCGGCGACGTCAGACGAGGTGACCGTCGTATCGATAGCCAACGCCGGCGAGGCGGGTGGTTCATACGTCTCCTGCAGCCCGGGGACGGTGGACGACCCGCCTTCCAACCCTCGCCTGTACGTCCCCTTCTTGTCGCGCTGCATGCAGACTTCCAGCGGACACTCGATGGAAACTTCCAACAAGCCGGGAATCAACGTGCGTGCAAATTCCCGATAGGCCCGACGGCTCGCGGTGGCATCGAAGATCACATTGACCCCATGGGCCAGAAGTCTGGCCCCCATAAACCCCAAGGCCCGATAAAACAGATCCCGCTCCTCGCGCGAGTAGCTGGCCTCCGGCGTCAACACCCGACGGAGGGCATCGGACTCCAGCACCTCCACGGTCATGCCCAGGGCCGAAAGTTTGGGGAGCAGCCGCTCGACGATCGAGCTTTTCCCCGAGGCCGGGAGCCCTGTAAGCCAGATGGCGAAGGGGGCGCGGGTCATCACAGCACTCATTCGCAATAACGATTGATATCCGCCGGGTCGAAGCGCGATGTCGCCAACACATTCTCGATGAACCGGAAAATCTTCCGCCGCACGGTCACGGTGAGTTTCGGGTACCAGAGTGGGCTGGCCAACACCAGCCCTCGAAACGCGAAGAATGGGGCCGTCGTCTCCAGGACGCCCTGGTCGCGACTCTCCATAAGATAACGATCCCAGAAGGAACGGAAGACGACTTCCAGCGCTCCCTTCAGCGAGCCATGCCGGCAAAGCGAAAAAAACAGATAATTGATCGACATCGACGTGACGTCGTCGGCCGGTTCGCCCCATTCCCCGCGCGAACGGTCCAGCACTGAAAAGTCGGCGCCACGGCGAAACAACACATTCCAAGGATGAAAATCGCCGTGCACCTGTGACAGCCTGGCATGCTTGCCACGCAGCCGCCACCGCCAGACATTGCAGGCCACTTCTATCCGCTGCAGCAACTCCTCTGTGATAAACGCAAACCGATCCGGGTAACTGTCCGTCAGCCCCATGATGCATTCGCCGTGGCCCAGCAACTCCCGCAGTCGCCGCCGGTACAACTGCGGGTCCTTGTGTTTCTTGCGGTGAATCGTCGCCAAGTACCCGGCCAGGGCCTCCGTCCGTTTCCGGTCGAGGGCGGTGGGCCTCTTCGCTCCCGCAAGCCGTTCCAGATCCTTGTGATAGGTCTCACCATCCGACCATTGGGTCAGCAAGAAAAACTCTTTGGCCTTGGCCACGGACATCAACTCGCCGTCTTCCGTAAACGCGCCCACATCCAAGGCGGCGATGTGCCTGGGGAGGCGACCGTAGCAGTCATAGTCCCACAGCATGGCCTGCGCCCGGTCGGCCGGATGCTCATGACCGAACGGACCGGGACTCATCGTGCCCAGCACCACCCGGCGGGTCTGGTCCCCCTGGCAGAACGTCAACCGGACCGGCGCGCCATAGCCATACTGCTTATGGCGCGCCCCACTCGTTTCTTTTCCGATCGGTCCATAGGCAAGCAATTCGGCACTCGGACCGAACCGAGTTTTGAGATAGGCCTCCAGGGCAGACTTTCTTAACACCGGCATGCCCTGGCTCCACGCAAAACATGTTCCAGAAAACGCCCGCTTAGACGAGTGATTTCCCCATGCACTGGCGCATTGAGCTTCAGCCAGGCCATAGCCACTGAGGAATTTTGCGCCAGTCTCGGCCCCTGTTGAGTCCGGCCGAGTTCCAGATGCTCGGCAAATGCCTCACTTTCAGCCGATTCATCGGCATGCGCCTACCGGCAGCCTGCCATGGGGAAGGCATGTGCTTTGCTGAGACAGGGCGTGGAGAGTACCCTGATCTGAGACGAGAGGAGGAACGCATGAACCTAGAAGTCGAGGCCCGCAACATCGCCATGACCCCGCGGTGGAAAACCGAAATCGAAGAGCGAATGGCCGCCCTGCAACGTGGCCATGACGATATCATCCACGGGCGCGTCACGCTGACGAAAAACCGCCATCACAAGAAGCTGGACAATGTCGCCGAGGCGCTCGTGCTCGTCACGGTGCCGACCCGGCAGACCCTCACCTCCCGCAAGGAAGACAAGACCTTCGAAGAGGCGATCCGGGCCGCCTTCGATGCGGTAGCCATCGAGCTGCGGAAATATCGTGAAAAACGCGCTGACAAAGTTGCGCGGATCGAACCGCTGCCGCAACTCCGTGGCGTGGTGAGCAAAGTCTTCCCGAACCAGGGGTACGGCTTCATCCTGAAAGACGGAGGCGGGGAAGTCTATTTCCACAAGAATGCGCTGAAAGGCCTCTCCTTCGACGAGGTGCAAGATGGCCTGGAAGTGCTCTTCGAGAGCGAACCCGGTGAGAAGGGCCTGCATGCCACCATCGTACAAGCGCCTCACCTCCTGAAACCGTAGGAGCGGGAACCGATGTTGGACAAACACAAGCTTCCCGCGAGTCTGCTGGCCCCGAATGTCGATCCCAGTCGCTTGGGATTCGAGGATACGAGTGAGATCGAACCGCTGGAGGACACCATCGGACAGGAGCGGGCTGTCGAGGCCTTGGAGTTCGGCCTGCAGATGACTAGTTCCGGGTTCAACATTTTTGTCTCCGGACCGGTGGGAACCGGTAAGGGCACACTGGTGAGGCAGATGGTGAAACGTCTGGCCCAGACCGCGCCGCCGCCGTCCGACTGGTGTTATGTCCACAACTTTCACGATGCCTCACGCCCCACCTGCCTGTCGTTTCCCGCGGGACAGGGGGCCGCGTTCAAACGCGAGATGGGCGCGTTCATCGATGGGCTCCGCCGCGATATTCCCGCCGCCTTTGAAGGGAAGAAATACCTCGACGCGAAAGCCAAAATCATCGAGGACACGGAAGGAAAAAAAAAGGCCCTCTTTCACGAACTCACGACCCTCTGCCATCAACGTGGGTTCGGATTCGAAGAGACGCCGGTGGGCTTCGGGCTCGTCCCGCTCAAAGACGACCGCCCGATGAACGAGAAGGAAATGGA encodes the following:
- a CDS encoding HPF/RaiA family ribosome-associated protein, whose translation is MNLEVEARNIAMTPRWKTEIEERMAALQRGHDDIIHGRVTLTKNRHHKKLDNVAEALVLVTVPTRQTLTSRKEDKTFEEAIRAAFDAVAIELRKYREKRADKVARIEPLPQLRGVVSKVFPNQGYGFILKDGGGEVYFHKNALKGLSFDEVQDGLEVLFESEPGEKGLHATIVQAPHLLKP